In the genome of Vicia villosa cultivar HV-30 ecotype Madison, WI linkage group LG7, Vvil1.0, whole genome shotgun sequence, one region contains:
- the LOC131617869 gene encoding protein argonaute 4-like has product MASHDNEECLPPPPSIVPSHVKPLKIEPELVKNKDPPRVPIARRELGSKGRALTLLTNHFKVEVANTDGYFYQYSVALFYEDGRPVEAKGSGRKILDRVQETYKSELNGKDLAYDGEKTLFTMGSLAQNKLEFTVVLEDVTSSRNTRNLSPDACGSSNDVDRKRVRRSFRSKKYKVEINYASKIPLRAIANALRGNETDNYQEAIRVLDIILRQHAAKQGCLLVRQNFFHNDVRNFKPVNGGVLGVRGLHSSFRTTQSGLSLNIDVSTTTIVQPGPVLDFLLSNQNVTDPYHLDWAKAKRTLKNLRIKTSPSNQEYKIIGLSNLPCKKETFTLKKKGGGEDDSEEITVYDYFVKRRNIALKCSANFPCINVGKPKRPTYVPIELSDLVSLQRYTKALSTHQRSSLVQMSRQNPQQRMRDLSDAQRTSNYSSDPMLRNCGISITTRFTQVDGRVLDAPRLKFGNGENFNPRNGKWNLNDKIIVEPVKISKWAVVNFSASCDLQRLVDGLKKCGRMKGIQVESPFGMFEEQDQFSSSSPVLRVEEMLKQVRSEHPKERPQFLLCVLPEKKNSELYGPWKKKNLVEHGIVTQCIAPAKLNDQYLTNVLMKINAKLGGMNSLLGIERSPSDHIIFNVPTLILGMDVSHGSPGQDIPSIAAVVGSRQWPLISKYKACVRSQGSKVEMIDNLFKPVPGPKGTTKDEGIIRELVMEFYLSSRKIPKNIIIFRDGVSESQFNQVLNIELGQIIEACKFHDESWKPKFTVIVAQKNHHTKFFQPRSSDNVPAGTVVDNTICHPRNYDFYMCAHAGSIGTSRPTHYHVLWDEIGFSTDDLQELVHSLSYVCQRTTTAISIVAPICYAHLAAAQVGQFMKFEDRSETSSIRGGANASPVPELPKLQEDVCNSMFFV; this is encoded by the exons ATGGCTTCACATGACAATGAGGAATGTTTGCCCCCACCACCTTCCATTGTTCCATCTCATGTTAAACCCCTCAAAATAGAACCAGAGCTGGTTAAGAACAAGGATCCTCCTAGGGTTCCTATAGCGAGGCGTGAACTGGGATCGAAGGGTCGTGCATTGACTTTGCTGACCAATCACTTTAAAGTGGAAGTTGCCAACACTGATGGATATTTCTACCAGTACAGT GTTGCTCTTTTTTATGAAGATGGACGTCCTGTTGAGGCGAAGGGTTCTGGTAGAAAGATACTGGACCGAGTTCAAGAAACTTATAAGTCTGAGCTGAATGGTAAAGACCTTGCGTACGATGGTGAAAAAACATTGTTCACTATGGGATCTCTAGCTCAGAACAAGCTTGAGTTTACTGTTGTTCTTGAAGACGTAACGTCTAGCAG GAATACTCGTAACTTGAGCCCGGATGCGTGTGGAAGTTCTAATGATGTTGATAGGAAGAGGGTCAGAAGATCCTTCCGTTCCAAGAAATATAAAGTTGAAATCAACTATGCCTCCAAAATTCCTCTGCGGGCTATTGCCAATGCCTTAAGAGGGAATGAAACCGACAATTATCAAGAAGCCATTAGGGTGCTTGATATTATACTGAGGCAACATGCCGCTAAACA AGGTTGTCTTCTTGTGCGCCAAAATTTCTTCCACAATGATGTTAGGAATTTCAAACCTGTGAACGGTGGGGTACTTGGGGTCCGAGGGCTGCATTCCAGCTTTAGAACAACACAAAGCGGACTTTCTCTAAATATAG ATGTGTCCACAACTACGATTGTCCAGCCCGGGCCTGTTTTGGACTTCTTGCTCTCAAATCAAAATGTGACAGATCCTTACCATCTTGATTGGGCTAAG GCCAAAAGGACTCTGAAAAATTTAAGGATCAAAACCAGCCCTTCAAACCAAGAGTACAAGATTATTGGGCTGAGTAACTTGCCTTGCAAGAAAGAAAC ATTTACTCTGAAGAAGAAAGGGGGTGGAGAAGATGACTCAGAAGAGATCACTGTTTATGATTATTTCGTAAAGCGACGAAATATTGCTCTGAAGTGTTCTGCTAACTTTCCGTGTATTAATGTTGGGAAGCCCAAAAGACCCACTTATGTCCCAATTGAG CTTTCTGATCTGGTTTCCCTTCAACGGTACACAAAAGCCCTATCCACTCACCAACGGTCTTCTCTTGTTCAGATGTCGAGGCAGAATCCTCAACAACGGATGAGGGATTTGTCCGAT GCGCAGAGAACCAGTAACTACAGTTCCGATCCCATGCTAAGGAACTGTGGCATTTCTATAACTACTCGGTTCACACAAGTGGATGGGAGAGTTTTGGATGCACCAAGG CTGAAGTTCGGAAATGGTGAAAATTTCAATCCCAGAAACGGGAAATGGAATCTGAATGACAAG ATAATTGTGGAACCTGTCAAAATAAGTAAGTGGGCTGTGGTGAACTTCTCTGCTTCTTGCGATTTGCAAAGGCTTGTGGATGGTCTGAAAAAATGCGGAAGAATGAAAGGAATT CAAGTTGAAAGTCCTTTCGGTATGTTTGAAGAGCAAGATCAGTTCAGCAGTTCATCACCCGTCTTACGTGTTGAGGAAATGCTTAAGCAAGTTAGGTCCGAACATCCTAAGGAGCGGCCTCAATTTCTCCTCTGTGTGCTTCCTGAGAAAAAGAACTCAGAACTTTATG GTCcatggaagaagaagaatctTGTTGAGCATGGAATTGTTACTCAGTGCATAGCGCCTGCTAAGCTAAACGACCAATACCTGACCAATGTTTTAATGAAGATCAATGCTAAG CTTGGTGGAATGAATTCTCTGTTAGGGATTGAACGTTCTCCATCCGACCATATTATATTTAATGTTCCGACTCTAATTTTGGGCATGGATGTTTCTCATGGTTCACCTGGTCAAGACATTCCATCCATCGCTGCG GTCGTAGGCTCAAGACAATGGCCACTGATATCTAAATATAAGGCATGTGTACGAAGTCAGGGTTCTAAGGTTGAAATGATTGACAATTTGTTCAAGCCTGTGCCTGGTCCAAAGGGTACAACCAAGGATGAAGGAATTataag GGAACTTGTAATGGAATTCTATTTAAGTTCTaggaaaataccaaaaaatattatCATTTTCAG GGATGGTGTGAGTGAGTCTCAGTTCAACCAAGTCTTGAACATTGAACTCGGCCAAATCATTGAG GCCTGTAAATTTCATGATGAAAGTTGGAAACCCAAGTTTACTGTTATTGTTGCCCAAAAGAACCATCATACAAAGTTCTTCCAACCTAGATCTTCCGACAATGTGCCGGCGG GGACTGTTGTGGACAACACCATTTGTCATCCTAGGAATTATGATTTCTATATGTGTGCTCATGCAGGAAGCATT GGGACGAGTAGGCCAACGCATTATCATGTTCTGTGGGATGAGATTGGCTTTTCTACCGATGATCTACAGGAGCTTGTCCACTCTCTGTCCTATGT TTGTCAGAGGACCACCACTGCGATATCTATAG TTGCTCCAATCTGCTATGCGCACTTGGCTGCTGCACAAGTTGGACAGTTCATGAAGTTTGAGGATAGATCTGAAACATCATCCATTCGCGGTGGAGCAAACGCTTCTCCTGTCCCAGAGCTTCCAAAGTTACAAGAGGATGTCTGCAATTCCAtgttttttgtttga
- the LOC131615952 gene encoding adenylate kinase isoenzyme 6 homolog isoform X1, producing MQNCKNINLISIYSLLSLVYSTADNDARCRNPNFCRLFFFFTTMVGKRPNILVTGTPGTGKTTTATALAEATQLRHINIGELVKEKNLHDGWDDELDSYILNEDLVCDELEDVMEEGGNIVDYHGCDFFPERWFNYVVVLQTDNTILYDRLTKRGYKESKLSNNVESEIFQVLLEEAKESYAEDKVIALKSNTIEDIDSNIATLTDWVRNWSV from the exons atgcaaaattgtaaaaatataaatttaatttcaatctaTTCCCTCTTATCTCTCGTCTACAGCACCGCCGACAACGACGCTCGCTGCCGGAATCCAAACTTCTGccgtctcttcttcttcttcacca CTATGGTGGGTAAGAGGCCAAACATTTTGGTGACTGGTACACCAGGAACAGGAAAGACAACCACGGCAACTGCTCTGGCTGAAGCCACTCAGCTCCGCCACATCAATATTGGAGAACTGGTTAAAGAGAAGAACTTGCATGATGGTTGGGATGACGAGCTTGATTCTTACATTCTTAATGAAGATTTG GTATGTGATGAACTCGAGGATGTTATGGAAGAGGGAGGGAACATCGTGGACTATCATGGCTGTGATTTTTTTCCCGAGCGATGGTTTAATTATGTGGTTGTACTTCAAACTGATAACACCATTTTGTATGACCGTTTGACCAAAAG AGGGTACAAAGAATCGAAGCTTTCCAACAATGTCGAATCTGAAATCTTTCAAGTTTTACTTGAGGAGGCTAAAGAAAGTTACGCAGAGGATAAAGTTATTGCATTGAAAAGCAACACTATTGAAGACATTGATAGTAATATTGCAACTCTGACAGATTGGGTCAGAAACTGGTCTGTATAG
- the LOC131615952 gene encoding adenylate kinase isoenzyme 6 homolog isoform X2, with protein MVGKRPNILVTGTPGTGKTTTATALAEATQLRHINIGELVKEKNLHDGWDDELDSYILNEDLVCDELEDVMEEGGNIVDYHGCDFFPERWFNYVVVLQTDNTILYDRLTKRGYKESKLSNNVESEIFQVLLEEAKESYAEDKVIALKSNTIEDIDSNIATLTDWVRNWSV; from the exons ATGGTGGGTAAGAGGCCAAACATTTTGGTGACTGGTACACCAGGAACAGGAAAGACAACCACGGCAACTGCTCTGGCTGAAGCCACTCAGCTCCGCCACATCAATATTGGAGAACTGGTTAAAGAGAAGAACTTGCATGATGGTTGGGATGACGAGCTTGATTCTTACATTCTTAATGAAGATTTG GTATGTGATGAACTCGAGGATGTTATGGAAGAGGGAGGGAACATCGTGGACTATCATGGCTGTGATTTTTTTCCCGAGCGATGGTTTAATTATGTGGTTGTACTTCAAACTGATAACACCATTTTGTATGACCGTTTGACCAAAAG AGGGTACAAAGAATCGAAGCTTTCCAACAATGTCGAATCTGAAATCTTTCAAGTTTTACTTGAGGAGGCTAAAGAAAGTTACGCAGAGGATAAAGTTATTGCATTGAAAAGCAACACTATTGAAGACATTGATAGTAATATTGCAACTCTGACAGATTGGGTCAGAAACTGGTCTGTATAG